A stretch of DNA from Tepidimicrobium xylanilyticum:
ACAAAATACCGGGCGTAGCTGTAAAAACGATTGACAAGCTAACATTTGCAACTACGGCAGAAGTTGAATACGAAGCTAAAGTAGCAGAAAGAAATCTGGCTTTGTCTCAAATGAGGGCAGACGCTTTGAGTGCAAGGGCAAAGCGACAAATGGAAATAGGAGCAGCACAAAGAGAATTAGCAGCAAGGCAAGCAGCACAAAACGACTGGCTAAAAGGAATACTAGGGGATGGTGTAGCGAAAGACATAGGTAAAATTGCAGATAATACAGGGGCTATAAAGGATTCAATAGATATATCACAAGAAGATTTAAAATGGTTAAGGGATTTAGCAGAACAAGAGGCAATAAATAGATTTACAACGGCTACATTAGCTCCACAGATAAGTATAGAATTTGGTGATGTAAGAGAAACTGCTGATATAGATGGAATAATAGGCAGATTAGAAGAAATACTGACTGAAGAAATTAATATAGCTGCAGAGGGGGTGCATAGTTAATATGTACTCTTTTTATTTTGATTATGAAGGAGAAGTTATTCAATTGCCTATACCTCCTTCTAGCCTAACATTAAAAATAAACAATAAAAATAAAGTAATTGAATTATTAAATATCGGCGATGTAAACATATTAAAGGACCCGGGACTGAGTGAATTTAATTTTAAGCTACTACTGCCCGGACAACCCTTACCTTTTGCAGTGTATGAAAGTGGTTTCAGACCTCCAGAATACTACTTAGGACAGTTTGAAAGATATAAAGTAGAAAAGAAACCAGTTAGATTTATAGTTAGTAGAGTAGCCCCTTGGGATGAACCTTTATTTGATACCAATATGTTAGTATCACTAGAGGAATACACTGTAGAAGAAAGGGCTGGAGAAGTCGGTGATATATATGTTGAAATAAGGCTAAAACAATATAAGCAGTACAAAACTCAAGTAATAAAAATAAAAGAAGTCGAAGGTAACAAGGCTACTGTAACAGTTAAAGAAGAAAGACCTGCTAAAGAGCCAGCCAAGACGTACACAGTTAAGCAAGGGGATACGCTTTGGGCTATTGCTAAAAAGGAACTAAATGATGGCAACAAATATACTGAAATAGCAAAATTAAACAATATATCAAGCCCTAATCTAATCTATCCAGGACAAGTCTTAAGGTTAAGGTGATAGGCTATGTATGAAATATCAATTATCAATAATGGAAAAAGATATTTACCTATTATAGAAGGTGATGTTGTTTGGGAAACTACTAGAATAGGTCAACCTGGCAAACTTACTTTCAATGTTGTAAATGATGATGTAATAAACTTTCAGGAAGGGAATCCTGTTTTATTTAGAGTAAATGAAAAAGATGTTTTCTTTGGATTTGTGTTTGTAAAAGAAAGAGATAAAGACCAGATTATTAAGGTTACAGCTTATGACCAATTGAGGTATTTGAAAAATAAAGATACTTATATCTATGAAAATATGAAAGCATCAGATTTGGTTAAGAAAATAATTAATGATTTCAACTTGCAAGCTGGAATTATAGAAGATACAGGTTATACAATAGCATATAGAATACAAGATAATAAAACTCTATTTGACATCATCTACGATGCTTTAGATTTAACCTTAATGAACAAAGGTAAAATGTATGTACTATTTGATGATTTTGGGAAATTAAACTTACGAGATGTTGAGACAATGAAAATCCCTGCCTTAGTAGTAGGTGATTATAATGCACAAAATTATAGTTATAAAACCGACATAGATACAGACACATATAACAAAGTAAAGCTACGTAGAAATAATGAAAAATTAGGAAAAGCGGAGG
This window harbors:
- a CDS encoding LysM peptidoglycan-binding domain-containing protein — protein: MYSFYFDYEGEVIQLPIPPSSLTLKINNKNKVIELLNIGDVNILKDPGLSEFNFKLLLPGQPLPFAVYESGFRPPEYYLGQFERYKVEKKPVRFIVSRVAPWDEPLFDTNMLVSLEEYTVEERAGEVGDIYVEIRLKQYKQYKTQVIKIKEVEGNKATVTVKEERPAKEPAKTYTVKQGDTLWAIAKKELNDGNKYTEIAKLNNISSPNLIYPGQVLRLR
- a CDS encoding XkdQ/YqbQ family protein — its product is MYEISIINNGKRYLPIIEGDVVWETTRIGQPGKLTFNVVNDDVINFQEGNPVLFRVNEKDVFFGFVFVKERDKDQIIKVTAYDQLRYLKNKDTYIYENMKASDLVKKIINDFNLQAGIIEDTGYTIAYRIQDNKTLFDIIYDALDLTLMNKGKMYVLFDDFGKLNLRDVETMKIPALVVGDYNAQNYSYKTDIDTDTYNKVKLRRNNEKLGKAEEYELQHGVNINRWGVLQYFENVNEETNIKAKAEAILKLKNKKKRTLQLKEVLGDIRVRAGTSVMTLLENVGDISVKQYMLVEKAKHVFGNDEHWMTLDLRGDI